Within the Desulforegula conservatrix Mb1Pa genome, the region ATCTGGATCCGGCCTTTGCAGGAATGGCTTTTGTGTTTTTTTTAAGATGCAGGCCTCCTGTTCACATTAATTGAGCAGTTTTCAACCAAAGAAATAAGATCTTTTTCACTCAGAGTATTTTTTATCCTCGCCTCAAAATGTTTTCTGACTGATTTAAGTATTCTAACTGCCTCAAGATCCGTAACATTAATACCCATGGATTCAAGAACCTTTTTTATTGAAGCTCGCCCTGAATGCTTTCCAATGATAAAACTTTCTGATGAGCCAACTAATTCGGGGTTAAAAGCCTGATATGCAAGAAAATCAATAATCTGTCCATGAACATGGATACCTGATTCGTGGACAAAAGCCTTTTCTCCCACAATTGCCTTGTTCACAGGGATTGGAATTCCAGATGCTTCAGATACTTTTTCGCATATTTTTTTTAGCGCCTCTGTCTTCATGATCGTAGACCCTGGTTTTTTAAGAGCAAGCCACAGTGCAATTTCTTCAAGAGGAGTATTTCCCGCCCTCTCTCCAATGCCGCAGACTGTTGCACTGACAGCGGCGGCTCCGGCCTCTATGGCAGATACTGCATTTGCTGTCGCCATGCCAAAATCATTATGGCCATGAAATTCAATTATTGTTGAAGATAGTACAGAAACAAGGCTTCTTATCATTTCATAAATCTCCGAAGGAGAAGAAGATCCAACCGTATCTGCTATTCTGACCCTTGAAACCCGACTTTTTTCAGCCTCTTCAACAAAAGTTTGCAGAAAACCAAAATCGCATCTTGTTGCGTCCTGGGCACCAACATAAACCCTGTCAAACATTTCAGATGCTTTGCCTGCTATTATTGAAAGATTATCTATTGCCCATGCCCTGCTCTTTCCTTGAATCTTAAGATGGCGATCAGAAACAGGAAAACTGATATGAACATCAGATACTCCTGACTCAGCCGCAAGTTCAAGATCCGTCATATGAGCCCGGCACCATGCAATGATGCGTGATCTGCATCCTGAAGATGATAGTTTTTTCAGAAAATGCACTTCGTCATCACCCATTGCAGGAATACCTGCTTCAATTTCATCGATTCCGGCATCGGAAAGCATCATGGCTATTTCAAATTTTTCTTCCCTGGAGAACGAGACGCCAGGAGCCTGTTCCCCATCTCTCAAGGTTGAATCTATAAGAATGATATTTTTATTATTGATATTTTCATGCAGCATGGTTTGCCTCGCATTTTACTTTTAATCTTTTATCAAAATAACAAAGACGATCAGAGCTAATTTCAAAAATATCCTTTCTCTTCCAGCACGACAAAAGCTCTGAGACCTTTTCATTTTCCGGCTTCAAAAAAATTTCCGATGGCGTTCCAGTCTGCTGAATCTTTCCATCTGAGTACACAATCATTTTATCAGCGAGCTCAAGCGCTTCAGGAAAATCATGGGTAACAAGCACAACCGGAATATTGAAAGTCCTTTGCATTGCTTTAAGGACGCTTCTCATTTCCAGTCTGATCATGCTGTCAAGGGCTGAAAAAGGCTCGTCAAGAAGCAAAACAGATGGCTTTACGGCAAGCGCCCTTGCAAAGGCCACCCGTTGCTTCTGTCCGCCTGAAAGTCTTGTGGGATTTTTTTTCTCAAGTCCTTTCAAGTGAAATAAGTCAAGCATCTCGTAAATTCTTTCTTTTGAGTTTTTCTTTTCATGCTTGTTAAGGCCGTAAGCTATGTTTTCCTCGACAGTCATATGAGGGAAAAGTGCATAATCCTGAAAAACAAAACCTGTTTTGCGTTTCTGAGGGCATTCGTTTAAGCCCGAAGACGAATCAAAAAGAGGTTTGCCATTAAGACAAACACTACCTGAATCTGGAGTCACAAGACCTGATATGGCTTTGAGTGTCATGGTTTTTCCTGATCCGGAATATCCGAAAAGGGCCACAAGCTCGTTCCCTGCTTCCCATTTGACATCAAGATCAAACTCTCTGAGGCTTTTTTTTATATAAACTGAAATCCCCATACCAGACTCCTTTTTGGGCAATAAAATTTGCCGCTTGTGGATCGACTATTTTTCAAAAGCTTCGCAAACAACTTTCAGATTTTTCGTGAATATCTATTGGCTAAATAAAGAATTGCCCCTGAAAAAATGGTCAAAAAAATAACCATTATATGTCCCTTCCCCCATTCTCCAGAGCTAGCAAATGAATATATTGCTATTGGCATTGTATTTGTTTTACCAGGAATATTTCCTGCAAGCATGAGCGTTGCGCCGAACTCACCGATCCCCCTTGCAAACGAAAGTACTGCCCCGGCCATAATCCCTCGCCTGGAAAGCGGTAGAATTATTTTCAAAGCGGTTTCTAATTCTGATCTTCCAAGCGTGTAAGACGCATTCACAAGATTTTCATCAACTTCTTCAATGGCTGCCCTCGCTGTTTTGATCATCAAAGGAAGCGATACGACATAAGAAGCAAGGACAGCCGCCTGCCATGTGAACATCACTGTCCAGCCTGTCATTTCATATATTAAACTACCGATGATCCCGTTTCTCCCAAAAATAACAATAAGATAATAACCTGTAACAGTGGGAGGGAGAACCATTGGAAGCGTCAGCAGAACGTCGAACATTTCCTTCCATTTAAATTGCTTTCTTGCGAGAATATAAGCAATCAGAACTCCGCTTGCTACAACCATTATGCTTGAAACAATGGAGACCTTGAGAGAAAGCATTATTGGAAAAAAATAAGTCGAATTCATACCTTAAACCTTATCCAATATTTCATTGCACAGGAGAAAAGCCATGCTTCTTTAGTATTTCAACCGCTTTTTCAGTTACAAGAATATCCAGAAACTTTTTTGACGCTCCTTGATTTTGACTTGCCGCAACAAGTGCAGCAGGATAAATTACTGGGGAATGCGAATCAGCCGGAGCCTTGACAGCAACAATAACTCCTTTTGGAACAGACATGGCATCTGTTTCATAGACAATCCCTGCATCGACCTCATTTCTGACAACATAATCAAGGGCCTGTCTGACATTTTCTGAAAGCACTGTCTTTGTTTCAAGCTTTTTCCAGAGATCAAAATGAGTCAATACTTCTTTAGCGTATTTTCCTGCTGGAACTGTGGCAGGATTTCCGATGCATATTTTTTTAATCTCAGGCTTTGCAAGATCATCAAAAGATGAGATTTTGCCCACTGATCCTGACGGTTTGACAAGGACTATTGAATTTGAAGCAAAATTAATCCTGGAGTCCTTTATAATAAGGCCTTTTTCAGACAAATCATTCATATCTTTTTGAGAAGCAGGCGCAAAAACATCGACCGGAGCGCCTCCTTCTATCTGTTTTTTTAAATCACCAGACGCTCCAAAATTAAATATTATCTTTTCACCATTATTGATTTGCTCATATATTCTGCCTATTTCTTCAAAGGCATTTTTGAGGCTTATGGCTGCTGATACGCTTATTTCCCCGCAATAGCCCGAAGATGTTACAAAAATTAAAAGAATCGCAAGAATAGAAGTTTTTCTGAACATTTTATTCTCCTTGATGAGTGAGTTATTTTATGATTGTCTTGCAAAAAGTCAAAAATGGATTCCTGCCTTCGCCGGAATGACTGGGATCGGACTTTTTTTGAATTTGTCATTATATCACTAAAATTTAGTTTGATATAAAATCAAGATATTATGCAAATGCTCAAAAATCAACCAATAATGTTTTCGGAATAATTTCTAAGACATATCATCCTGGTCATGTTCCAGCCCGTTTTCCTATAGAAACCAAGAGCTCCGTAATTATCCCTGTCAGCAAGAAGCTGAAGCCTTGAGATTCCTTTTTTTTCGGCCCATAAAGCCACATTTCTGATTAGCGCCTTGCCGATGCCTTTTTTTCTGAAATCAGGAGAGACAACCAGATCCTCAATAATTCCTGCAGGACCGCCCTCGGATGTTGAAATTATGGTCTGACACGAGCACATGCCTAAAACCCGGCCTTGAAATTCTGCAACAGCTATATATGCTGAATAAGAATCGATAAGAGCTGAAAGACCTTTTTTCTGTTTGGCCCTGTCGATAATATAATCAGGTTCAAGCTTGAAAAGGATTGCGATGAGATCAGCCAAGTCTTCGATATCATCTTTTGTAGCTGGCCTGACCCTGACTCTTTCGGCTGAATCTTTTCTAAGCACAACTTCCTTTCTGAAAACAGTTGCTGCTGATCCCATGAAAAAACTCCTTTTTAGAGGTGCGTTAGAATCACGCACCTCTAATTTTATTAAAGCAGATATGATTCCGCAGGCTTACCATCTTCAAGCGCATCAAGAATCTCATCAATAATATCTTTTGAATCAACCCCGCCAAACCAGTAGTTCTGAGGATAAACCACAAGGACTGGTCCTTTTTCACAAGCCTTCAAGCATCCAGTCGATGAAATCATTGCATCAAGACCGCGATCAAGAATTTCCTCCTCAATATACTGCATAAGGGTCGCACCTGACTTTTTATGGCAGACTCCCTGGGGTTCTCCGCTGATTCTGAAACTTGAGCATACAAAGATGTGATATGTTGGCGTTCTCATGTTTTGGTCTCCTTGATCTGAAATTAATATAAACAGGTTGGAGTATATCGAACCTGATTTTCTTTTTTGTTTGCCTCCGGCGGGTCGCTTTTTTGAAAAAAAGCTCCGCAAAAAACTTTATGATTATTGGGGCATAGGTGCCTTTTCACAAAAAACCTCATTATTAATAGCAGGCATCTAATCTGACATAGGTTATTCCAATTCGCATTCAAGATGACAGCAAAGCGGCAAGGAGAAAAACCCGGAGACATACGTTTTTTGTACGTCGAGGATTTGAAGATGCAGGCAATGCAGCTGCCGCTTGAATGCGGTTGAAATCACATGCACCCCATTCCTCCGCCTCCACACCCTTTTGCCTGAAACGGCCTGAGATGATTAAGGTTTTTTCCTGTCCAGAATCCTGGAAGAATGTCAGAAATCATACCTTCCAGAACATTCACATCTATTCCGTGACCAGTCAGAACTCTCTTGGGTGTGTCCCCTATTCCGCTGACCATGAGCGCCGAACAGTCAGAAATTACACTTGCAATCTTCTCCCACCTTGTATCTCCTCCGCCCTGGGGAGGAGCCTCTCGAACATCAAACAGAACCGGAAGTCCTGATTCTTCCTTATAAATGTAAAGTTTGCGAGCTTCGCCAAGGTGCTGGTTAATCAGAAGCCCTTCCCGGGTTGCAACTGCTACATATCTGCCAGATCCTGGGACAGCTTTTTTCATCGGGATCAGGTTCTCCATTTTCTGATATGATTGCAGCTTTTCCATTATCTCGTCGGAATTGCTTTCACCAAGACATCCGACTGCATCTGCTCTGCATCTTGCACAATGGGTCATCTGGGACATGAATTCGCCTGCCTCTGACCTTGCCTTTTTCAAAGCCTCGTGATCTGGTTCTCCAATCCCTTCAAACGCTGCTCCCTCGCAAGGATAATGAGGAATAATGTTCATGATGTCAGCACCGAGACTGTAAACTTTCTCGGCAATATCCCTGATATGTTCAGTATTTATACCAGGGAGAAGAATCGTATTTATCTTGATCTTGATTCCGTATTTTTTTAGAAGAGCTATTGCTTCAAGCTGTTTTTCAATGAAAGTTGCAATTCCTTCGGACGCGCTCAAAACACGCTTGCCATGCCTGAACCAGGCGTATACTTTTTCTCCCACTGCCGGATCAACAGCATTAACAGTAACTGTAACGTGGCTGACGTTCAGTTTTGCCAGCTCAGGAACATAAGGCGCAAGATTAAGACCGTTTGTTGCAAGACAAAGAATCATTTCAGGATACTTTTCATTAACGAGCCTCATGGTTTCCATCGTGTCCTCTGCATTTGCAAAAGGATCGCCAGGCCCTGCTATTCCAACAACCGCTATGTTTTTCTTTTCAGAAAGAATGTCATCCAGATATGCAAGTGCCTGATAAGGACTGAGAACTGCGCTTGCCACTCCTGGTCTGCTTTCATTCACACAGTCAAACTTGCGATTGCAGAATCTGCACTGAATATTGCATCTTGGAGCTACAGGCAGATGTACGCGGCCATATTTTTTTCTTGCTGATGCGTTGAAACACGGATGATTTTCAAAACTGTTTTCCATGGCGTATCTCCTTTAGTCCAAAATGAACTGAAACCCTTATTCAATCAATTATTCAAAAAATATCGGGAAACCGGCCTCCGGCGGGTCGCTTTTTTGGAAAAAAGCTCCGCAAAAAACTTATGGTTTTGTTGCCCCTATTCTTGTGAATCCATCAAAGCTATATATAGGTGTATCCAATCTCAGATTCCTC harbors:
- a CDS encoding LeuA family protein; the protein is MLHENINNKNIILIDSTLRDGEQAPGVSFSREEKFEIAMMLSDAGIDEIEAGIPAMGDDEVHFLKKLSSSGCRSRIIAWCRAHMTDLELAAESGVSDVHISFPVSDRHLKIQGKSRAWAIDNLSIIAGKASEMFDRVYVGAQDATRCDFGFLQTFVEEAEKSRVSRVRIADTVGSSSPSEIYEMIRSLVSVLSSTIIEFHGHNDFGMATANAVSAIEAGAAAVSATVCGIGERAGNTPLEEIALWLALKKPGSTIMKTEALKKICEKVSEASGIPIPVNKAIVGEKAFVHESGIHVHGQIIDFLAYQAFNPELVGSSESFIIGKHSGRASIKKVLESMGINVTDLEAVRILKSVRKHFEARIKNTLSEKDLISLVENCSINVNRRPAS
- a CDS encoding sulfate/molybdate ABC transporter ATP-binding protein, with the protein product MGISVYIKKSLREFDLDVKWEAGNELVALFGYSGSGKTMTLKAISGLVTPDSGSVCLNGKPLFDSSSGLNECPQKRKTGFVFQDYALFPHMTVEENIAYGLNKHEKKNSKERIYEMLDLFHLKGLEKKNPTRLSGGQKQRVAFARALAVKPSVLLLDEPFSALDSMIRLEMRSVLKAMQRTFNIPVVLVTHDFPEALELADKMIVYSDGKIQQTGTPSEIFLKPENEKVSELLSCWKRKDIFEISSDRLCYFDKRLKVKCEANHAA
- the modB gene encoding molybdate ABC transporter permease subunit, coding for MNSTYFFPIMLSLKVSIVSSIMVVASGVLIAYILARKQFKWKEMFDVLLTLPMVLPPTVTGYYLIVIFGRNGIIGSLIYEMTGWTVMFTWQAAVLASYVVSLPLMIKTARAAIEEVDENLVNASYTLGRSELETALKIILPLSRRGIMAGAVLSFARGIGEFGATLMLAGNIPGKTNTMPIAIYSFASSGEWGKGHIMVIFLTIFSGAILYLANRYSRKI
- the modA gene encoding molybdate ABC transporter substrate-binding protein; the encoded protein is MFRKTSILAILLIFVTSSGYCGEISVSAAISLKNAFEEIGRIYEQINNGEKIIFNFGASGDLKKQIEGGAPVDVFAPASQKDMNDLSEKGLIIKDSRINFASNSIVLVKPSGSVGKISSFDDLAKPEIKKICIGNPATVPAGKYAKEVLTHFDLWKKLETKTVLSENVRQALDYVVRNEVDAGIVYETDAMSVPKGVIVAVKAPADSHSPVIYPAALVAASQNQGASKKFLDILVTEKAVEILKKHGFSPVQ
- a CDS encoding GNAT family N-acetyltransferase → MGSAATVFRKEVVLRKDSAERVRVRPATKDDIEDLADLIAILFKLEPDYIIDRAKQKKGLSALIDSYSAYIAVAEFQGRVLGMCSCQTIISTSEGGPAGIIEDLVVSPDFRKKGIGKALIRNVALWAEKKGISRLQLLADRDNYGALGFYRKTGWNMTRMICLRNYSENIIG
- a CDS encoding (2Fe-2S) ferredoxin domain-containing protein, coding for MRTPTYHIFVCSSFRISGEPQGVCHKKSGATLMQYIEEEILDRGLDAMISSTGCLKACEKGPVLVVYPQNYWFGGVDSKDIIDEILDALEDGKPAESYLL
- the nifB gene encoding nitrogenase cofactor biosynthesis protein NifB, encoding MENSFENHPCFNASARKKYGRVHLPVAPRCNIQCRFCNRKFDCVNESRPGVASAVLSPYQALAYLDDILSEKKNIAVVGIAGPGDPFANAEDTMETMRLVNEKYPEMILCLATNGLNLAPYVPELAKLNVSHVTVTVNAVDPAVGEKVYAWFRHGKRVLSASEGIATFIEKQLEAIALLKKYGIKIKINTILLPGINTEHIRDIAEKVYSLGADIMNIIPHYPCEGAAFEGIGEPDHEALKKARSEAGEFMSQMTHCARCRADAVGCLGESNSDEIMEKLQSYQKMENLIPMKKAVPGSGRYVAVATREGLLINQHLGEARKLYIYKEESGLPVLFDVREAPPQGGGDTRWEKIASVISDCSALMVSGIGDTPKRVLTGHGIDVNVLEGMISDILPGFWTGKNLNHLRPFQAKGCGGGGMGCM